The proteins below come from a single Micromonospora citrea genomic window:
- a CDS encoding MBL fold metallo-hydrolase: protein MHVTKYAHSCLRVEHDGGVLVIDPGVFSEPAALDGADAVLITHEHPDHVHVEAVTRQLDRRPFTIHGPASLAGMLGDAAEALEAVQPGQSFTAAGVPVRAYGGRHAVIHPDIPVVDNLAYLLDDVVYHPGDSLVVPEDVRVDTLFLPIHAPWTKFSESLDFLRAVAPRRAYALHDGLLNDNGLAVLNNNFARLSEVDYRRLEPGTRIDA from the coding sequence ATGCACGTCACCAAGTACGCCCACTCCTGCCTCCGCGTGGAGCACGACGGGGGAGTGCTGGTCATCGACCCGGGCGTGTTCAGCGAGCCCGCGGCGCTCGACGGGGCGGACGCGGTGCTGATCACCCACGAGCATCCCGACCACGTGCACGTCGAGGCGGTCACCCGCCAGCTCGACCGTCGGCCGTTCACCATCCACGGCCCGGCCTCGCTCGCCGGGATGCTGGGCGACGCGGCCGAGGCCCTCGAGGCGGTCCAACCCGGACAGTCCTTCACGGCCGCGGGCGTGCCGGTGCGCGCGTACGGTGGCCGGCACGCCGTGATCCACCCCGACATCCCGGTGGTGGACAACCTGGCCTACCTGCTCGACGACGTCGTCTACCACCCCGGGGACTCCCTGGTCGTCCCCGAGGACGTGCGGGTCGACACGCTCTTCCTGCCCATCCACGCCCCGTGGACGAAGTTCTCCGAGTCGCTGGACTTCCTCCGCGCCGTCGCCCCGCGCCGGGCGTACGCGCTGCACGACGGGCTGCTCAACGACAACGGGCTCGCCGTGCTGAACAACAACTTCGCCCGGCTCTCCGAGGTCGACTACCGCCGGCTCGAACCGGGCACCCGGATCGACGCCTGA
- a CDS encoding DUF4349 domain-containing protein: MDGRERRRRGVRLTAVALVALLGLAACGSGDSGGREDSAASAPEAAPADRDRAGGAAEQGEKGAGAGAPDLRVDQRSIIYTGSMRVKVDDVDAAARSAIATVTAAGGFIGGDQRRSADADATARLELRVPAAKFHGVVDELAKLGRQERREIRTEDVTEQVVDLDARITTQRARVETARKLLARATTISDLVSLENELARREADLASLQAKKDRLADLTSLSTITVSLVGPDASTADEETEVGFMVGLEGGWKVFLTSMTILLTVLGAVLPWLLAFGVPLAVLLMVLRRRRRRAGPPPTRPGGPAGPLPTAPPPVPAARPGQ, translated from the coding sequence ATGGACGGACGGGAACGACGGCGCCGGGGCGTACGGCTGACGGCTGTCGCGCTGGTCGCACTGCTGGGGCTGGCGGCCTGCGGCAGCGGCGACTCCGGCGGGCGCGAGGACTCGGCCGCCAGCGCGCCGGAGGCGGCGCCGGCGGACCGGGACCGGGCCGGCGGCGCGGCGGAGCAGGGCGAGAAGGGCGCCGGCGCGGGCGCGCCGGACCTGCGCGTCGACCAGCGGTCCATCATCTACACCGGCTCCATGCGGGTGAAGGTTGACGATGTGGACGCCGCCGCGCGCAGCGCGATCGCCACAGTGACGGCGGCCGGCGGCTTCATCGGGGGCGACCAGCGACGCAGCGCCGACGCCGACGCCACCGCGAGGCTGGAGCTGCGGGTGCCCGCCGCGAAGTTCCACGGCGTGGTGGACGAGTTGGCGAAGCTGGGCCGGCAGGAGCGGCGGGAGATCCGCACCGAGGACGTCACCGAGCAGGTGGTCGACCTGGACGCCCGGATCACCACGCAGCGCGCCCGGGTGGAGACCGCCCGCAAGCTGCTGGCCCGGGCCACCACGATCAGCGACCTGGTGTCGCTGGAGAACGAGCTGGCCCGCCGCGAGGCCGACCTGGCCTCCCTGCAGGCGAAGAAGGACAGGCTGGCCGACCTGACCAGCCTGTCGACGATCACCGTGTCGCTGGTCGGGCCGGACGCGAGCACCGCCGACGAGGAGACCGAGGTGGGCTTCATGGTCGGGCTCGAGGGCGGCTGGAAGGTCTTCCTGACCTCGATGACGATCCTGCTGACCGTGCTGGGCGCCGTGCTGCCGTGGCTGCTGGCGTTCGGCGTGCCGCTGGCCGTCCTGCTGATGGTGCTGCGCCGCCGCCGGCGTCGCGCCGGCCCGCCGCCGACCCGGCCGGGCGGACCGGCCGGCCCGCTGCCCACCGCGCCGCCGCCGGTGCCCGCGGCCCGGCCCGGGCAGTGA
- a CDS encoding amidohydrolase produces the protein MTSALTLPTGGQLASSWPEAPSGSEPLPFELDHLLALRVPGLIATRRHLHSHPELSGEEFETAALIARELSLAGLRPRLLPKGNGVICDIDGRPDGPVVALRADIDALPLTDSKDVPYRSTVDGVCHACGHDVHTTVMLGVGMLLAQLADLGELPGRVRLIFQPAEEILPCGSLEVIEAGGLDDVVQIFALHCDPNQPVGKVGLRVGPITAAADNVTVRLTGPGGHTARPHLTVDLVDALGRLITEVPALVSRRVPANSGLLLVFGHATAGTRYNVIPSEASASGTLRVMDRDTWELAPKIVGQVVRDVIAPTGATVDLEYLRGRPPVCNDSRAIQVLTAATAAALGPEGVAETPQSMGGEDFSWYLEYVPGALARLGVGRSGPNVDLHRASFDVDERAIPVGVRLMVQTALRALAAAR, from the coding sequence GTGACGAGTGCGTTGACGCTGCCCACCGGCGGCCAGCTGGCGTCGTCCTGGCCGGAGGCGCCTTCCGGGTCCGAGCCCCTGCCGTTCGAGCTGGACCACCTGCTCGCCCTCCGGGTGCCCGGGCTGATCGCCACCCGTCGCCACCTCCACTCGCATCCGGAGCTCTCCGGCGAGGAGTTCGAGACGGCAGCCCTGATCGCCCGGGAACTCTCCCTGGCGGGGCTGCGCCCGCGACTGCTGCCCAAGGGCAACGGGGTCATCTGCGACATCGACGGCCGACCCGACGGTCCGGTGGTCGCGCTGCGTGCCGACATCGACGCGCTGCCGCTGACCGACTCGAAGGACGTGCCCTACCGCTCGACCGTCGACGGCGTCTGCCACGCCTGCGGCCACGACGTGCACACCACCGTCATGCTCGGCGTCGGCATGCTGCTGGCCCAGCTCGCCGACCTCGGCGAGCTGCCCGGCCGGGTCCGCCTGATCTTCCAGCCCGCCGAGGAGATCCTGCCCTGCGGTTCGCTGGAGGTCATCGAGGCCGGCGGCCTCGACGACGTGGTGCAGATCTTCGCGCTGCACTGCGACCCCAACCAGCCGGTCGGCAAGGTGGGTCTGCGGGTCGGCCCGATCACCGCCGCCGCCGACAACGTCACCGTCCGGCTGACCGGCCCCGGCGGGCACACCGCCCGGCCGCACCTGACCGTCGACCTGGTCGACGCCCTCGGCCGCCTGATCACCGAGGTGCCGGCCCTGGTCAGCCGCCGGGTGCCGGCCAACAGCGGGCTGCTGCTGGTGTTCGGGCACGCCACGGCCGGCACCCGTTACAACGTCATCCCCTCCGAAGCGTCCGCCTCCGGCACCCTGCGGGTGATGGACCGGGACACCTGGGAGCTGGCTCCCAAGATCGTGGGTCAGGTGGTCCGCGACGTGATCGCGCCGACCGGGGCCACGGTCGACCTGGAATACCTGCGTGGCCGCCCGCCGGTCTGCAACGACTCGCGGGCCATCCAGGTCCTGACCGCCGCCACCGCCGCCGCGCTCGGGCCGGAGGGCGTCGCCGAGACCCCGCAGAGCATGGGCGGCGAGGACTTCTCCTGGTACCTGGAGTACGTCCCCGGCGCGCTCGCCCGGCTCGGCGTGGGTCGCTCCGGCCCCAACGTGGACCTGCACCGGGCCTCGTTCGACGTGGACGAACGGGCCATCCCGGTCGGCGTGCGGCTCATGGTCCAGACGGCGCTGCGGGCCCTGGCGGCGGCGCGGTAG
- a CDS encoding acyl-CoA mutase large subunit family protein, producing the protein MSERRSSESGFPIKGVYTAADLPEDLDSRLGGPGEFPYTRGVYPTMYTSRPWTMRQYAGFGTATESNARYHQLLRAGTMGLSVAFDLPTQMGYDSDDPIAHGEVGKVGVAIDSIDDMRLLFDGIPLDKVSTSMTINAPGSVLLLLYQLVAEENGVPGSALNGTIQNDILKEYIARGTYIFPPKPSLRLVADTFGYCRKEVPKWNTISISGYHMAEAGATPAQEIAFTLANGVEYVRAALAAGLAVDDFAPRLSFFFVARTTLLEEVAKFRAARRIWARLMRDDFGAKNPKSMMLRFHTQTAGVQLTAQQPEVNLVRVAVQGLGAVLGGTQSLHTNSFDEAIALPTEKAARLALRTQQVLAYETDLTATVDPFAGSYVVEAMTAEIEAAATELMDRVFDHGSAVDAIEAGFQKREIEQSAYRIAQEIDSGERVVVGLNRFAVDEEEPYEPLRVDPAIEAAQAERLARLRAERDAGAVERALAELRTAAEGTGNVLYPMKEALRARATVGEVCGTLRQVWGLYRPSDRF; encoded by the coding sequence ATGAGCGAACGGCGGTCAAGCGAGTCCGGTTTCCCGATCAAGGGCGTCTACACGGCGGCCGACCTTCCGGAGGACCTGGACTCCCGGCTGGGCGGCCCGGGCGAGTTCCCGTACACGCGCGGGGTCTACCCCACCATGTACACCTCCCGTCCGTGGACGATGCGCCAGTACGCCGGTTTCGGCACCGCCACCGAGTCCAACGCGCGTTACCACCAGTTGTTGCGGGCCGGCACGATGGGCCTCTCGGTCGCCTTCGACCTGCCGACCCAGATGGGCTACGACTCCGACGACCCGATCGCGCACGGCGAGGTGGGCAAGGTCGGGGTGGCCATCGACTCGATCGACGACATGCGGCTGCTCTTCGACGGCATCCCGCTGGACAAGGTCTCCACGTCGATGACGATCAACGCGCCCGGCTCGGTGCTGCTCCTGCTCTACCAGCTCGTCGCCGAGGAGAACGGGGTCCCCGGATCGGCCCTCAACGGCACGATCCAGAACGACATCCTCAAGGAGTACATCGCCCGGGGGACGTACATCTTCCCCCCGAAGCCCTCGCTGCGGCTGGTCGCCGACACCTTCGGCTACTGCCGCAAGGAGGTGCCGAAGTGGAACACGATCTCCATCTCCGGCTACCACATGGCCGAGGCCGGCGCGACGCCCGCGCAGGAGATCGCGTTCACCCTGGCCAACGGCGTCGAGTACGTCCGGGCCGCGCTGGCCGCCGGGCTGGCCGTGGACGACTTCGCGCCCCGGCTGTCGTTCTTCTTCGTCGCCCGCACCACCCTGCTGGAGGAGGTGGCGAAGTTCCGGGCCGCCCGGCGCATCTGGGCGCGGCTGATGCGCGACGACTTCGGCGCCAAGAACCCGAAGTCGATGATGCTGCGCTTCCACACCCAGACCGCGGGCGTGCAGCTCACCGCCCAGCAGCCCGAGGTCAACCTGGTCCGGGTGGCGGTGCAGGGCCTCGGCGCGGTGCTCGGCGGCACGCAGTCGCTGCACACCAACAGCTTCGACGAGGCGATCGCGCTGCCCACCGAGAAGGCGGCCCGGCTGGCGCTGCGCACCCAGCAGGTGCTGGCGTACGAGACCGACCTGACCGCCACCGTCGACCCGTTCGCCGGCTCGTACGTGGTGGAGGCGATGACCGCCGAGATCGAGGCGGCGGCGACGGAGCTGATGGACCGGGTCTTCGACCACGGGTCGGCGGTCGACGCCATCGAGGCGGGCTTCCAGAAGCGGGAGATCGAGCAGTCGGCGTACCGGATCGCGCAGGAGATCGACTCCGGCGAGCGGGTGGTGGTCGGCCTCAACCGGTTCGCCGTCGACGAGGAGGAGCCGTACGAGCCGCTGCGGGTCGACCCTGCGATCGAGGCGGCGCAGGCCGAGCGGCTGGCCCGGCTGCGCGCCGAGCGGGACGCCGGCGCGGTCGAGCGGGCGCTCGCGGAGCTGCGGACCGCCGCCGAGGGCACCGGGAACGTGCTCTACCCGATGAAGGAGGCGCTGCGGGCCCGTGCCACCGTGGGCGAGGTCTGCGGCACCCTGCGCCAGGTGTGGGGGCTCTACCGCCCCTCCGACCGTTTCTGA
- a CDS encoding serine/threonine-protein kinase, with the protein MTQIPTWSGGPVSPPNGRATPGTTIGGRYSLRSAVGNGGMGTVWRATDTLLRRDVAVKEVVLPPGLAPSDRDAMYERTLREARAAAAIQHPAVVQVYDVVTEGGRPWIVMELLDARSLADMVIEDGPVAQRVVAKIGIALLGALEVAHAIGVLHRDVKPANVLICVDGRCVLTDFGVARMPTDVQLTTPGMVLGSPHFISPERAMGQEFGPPSDLFSLGVTLYTAVEGRPPFDRGDPIETMHAVVEDPPAPPQRSGPLTRVLMGLLEKDPARRLDVHTARAMLRELLAGPLTSTAAAVNSVTDPYSVVPVQRPVPAPPAAEPEQPKPSGQIGGRAMLGPDESLTDRLAALRRGERPAQAALPAGSAAAMEDTSADALSGPLHTPTGAMPAPGGAAPTGRTYGGPEATPRTGAADATQQLRTNAAGLVGFSGPTEATQRVSAGTPVFGAPPEATQRVSAGTPVFGAPPEATQQLGGTYGGGQWSVPGTGQPWTSPATVPGAGNAGGGLGGRVRATGDRLVGTVKGWPRKVQLAAAGGLAVLLLIGAVVLFTGGDDPAPTVPQAAPTSQAPAAGVPEMKEHTGKGVRVLVPQGWEIKSAGNWVDYVDPEDEGRKVRILVEDFRTNSMRWAEVAEDGLKNRSKSCAKPYAQLAMNEVQWVGMAAAEFEYTCGEGDTKRHGVWRGVVHEGKVYSFYLTSTDAKFDESKPIFDEMVKSFQLTDAG; encoded by the coding sequence GTGACTCAGATCCCGACGTGGAGCGGCGGACCAGTCAGTCCCCCCAACGGACGCGCGACACCCGGCACCACCATCGGTGGTCGCTACTCGCTGCGTTCCGCGGTGGGCAACGGCGGCATGGGCACGGTCTGGCGTGCCACAGACACGCTCCTGCGGCGGGACGTCGCCGTCAAGGAGGTCGTCCTGCCCCCAGGGCTCGCCCCCAGCGACCGCGACGCCATGTACGAGCGCACCCTGCGCGAGGCCCGCGCGGCGGCGGCCATCCAGCACCCGGCCGTCGTCCAGGTCTACGACGTGGTCACCGAGGGCGGCCGGCCGTGGATCGTGATGGAGCTGCTGGACGCCCGCAGCCTCGCCGACATGGTCATCGAGGACGGGCCGGTCGCGCAGCGGGTGGTCGCCAAGATCGGCATCGCGCTGCTCGGCGCGCTGGAGGTGGCGCACGCGATCGGCGTGCTGCACCGCGACGTCAAGCCGGCCAACGTGCTGATCTGCGTCGACGGCCGCTGCGTGCTGACCGACTTCGGCGTGGCCCGGATGCCCACCGACGTGCAGCTCACCACCCCCGGGATGGTGCTGGGCTCGCCGCACTTCATCTCGCCCGAGCGGGCGATGGGCCAGGAGTTCGGCCCGCCGAGCGACCTGTTCTCGCTGGGCGTGACGCTCTACACGGCGGTGGAGGGGCGGCCCCCGTTCGACAGGGGCGACCCGATCGAGACCATGCACGCGGTGGTCGAGGACCCGCCCGCCCCGCCGCAGCGCAGCGGGCCGCTGACCCGGGTGCTCATGGGCCTGTTGGAGAAGGACCCGGCCCGCCGCCTCGACGTGCACACCGCCCGGGCGATGCTGCGCGAGCTGCTCGCCGGCCCGCTGACCAGCACCGCCGCGGCGGTCAACTCGGTGACCGACCCGTACTCGGTCGTGCCGGTGCAGCGGCCGGTGCCGGCCCCGCCGGCCGCCGAGCCGGAGCAGCCGAAGCCGAGCGGGCAGATCGGCGGGCGGGCGATGCTCGGCCCCGACGAGTCGCTCACCGACCGGCTGGCCGCCCTGCGCCGGGGCGAGCGCCCGGCCCAGGCCGCGCTTCCCGCCGGCTCCGCCGCCGCCATGGAGGACACCAGCGCCGACGCGCTGTCCGGGCCGCTGCACACGCCCACCGGCGCGATGCCGGCCCCGGGCGGGGCCGCGCCGACCGGCCGCACCTACGGCGGCCCGGAGGCCACCCCGCGCACCGGCGCCGCCGACGCCACCCAGCAGCTGCGGACCAACGCGGCCGGCCTGGTCGGTTTCAGCGGTCCGACGGAGGCCACCCAGCGGGTGAGCGCCGGCACGCCCGTCTTCGGCGCCCCACCGGAGGCCACCCAGCGGGTGAGCGCCGGCACGCCCGTCTTCGGCGCTCCACCGGAGGCCACCCAGCAGCTCGGCGGGACCTACGGCGGCGGCCAGTGGTCGGTGCCGGGCACCGGCCAGCCCTGGACCTCCCCGGCCACCGTGCCGGGCGCGGGCAACGCCGGCGGCGGGCTCGGCGGTCGCGTACGCGCCACCGGCGACCGACTCGTCGGCACGGTCAAGGGCTGGCCCCGCAAGGTCCAGCTCGCCGCCGCCGGTGGCCTGGCCGTGCTGCTGCTGATCGGTGCGGTCGTCCTGTTCACCGGCGGCGACGACCCGGCGCCGACCGTCCCGCAGGCCGCCCCGACCTCGCAGGCCCCGGCCGCCGGCGTGCCCGAGATGAAGGAGCACACCGGCAAGGGCGTACGGGTCCTGGTTCCCCAGGGCTGGGAGATCAAGAGCGCTGGCAACTGGGTGGACTACGTCGACCCGGAGGACGAGGGCCGCAAGGTCCGGATCCTGGTGGAAGACTTCCGCACCAACTCCATGCGCTGGGCGGAGGTCGCCGAGGACGGCCTGAAGAACCGTTCCAAGTCCTGCGCCAAGCCGTACGCCCAGCTCGCCATGAACGAGGTGCAGTGGGTCGGCATGGCGGCGGCCGAGTTCGAATACACCTGCGGCGAGGGCGACACCAAGCGGCACGGCGTGTGGCGCGGCGTGGTCCACGAGGGCAAGGTCTACTCGTTCTATCTCACCTCGACCGACGCGAAGTTCGACGAGAGCAAGCCGATCTTCGACGAGATGGTGAAGTCGTTCCAACTCACCGACGCCGGCTGA